AATAGACTTGTTCTTAGTGAGGAGAGTCGActgaaaattttgcattaattgtaaaattattttaagagagagtttaacaacacaacataggaTGCTCGTCGTAGATTTTCATCTTGAGCAAAAGTTGAGAAAAAtacatcatacgaagaacccaaggacaAAGTGGTGGCAGATGAAAGGTGAATAACAAAGAAATTTTCTAAGACGGGTAGAAAAAGAGGCAAAGTGGTGAATCTAGAGGgataggaccaagagaaaaagaaagttttggtgaatttAGAGGGataggatcaagagaaaaagaGTCCTGGTGGTGAAATGCAAGTgtataagaaaagataaaggtAAAAATGGAGTTCTTTAAAAGAGTGGTCTTTGTGCCGCCGCAATGCAAATAATTgagaaaaatataaggcggctaagaaagagacaaaaatgGCTATAAGTGAAgtaagaacaagagcatatgagggttcTACCAGTGTTTAGGcacgaaagaagaagaaaaaggcatatatagaatcgcaaagagcctgaaaaaaaagaatgagatttggatcaagttaagtgcataaaggataaataCAGAGAGGTtttggctcaagaggagaagatcaATGAAAGATGAAAAaactacttctacgagttatttaatgaaggacagaagactcttccgagccttggtcgCTTATGCAcgagggaagaagatcaaaacttcgACTACTATCaaaggattcgagacttcgaaGTAAAATAGACTCTAAAGCGGGTAAAAAATGGCAGGacagtaggacctgataatattcCGATTGAAGTTTAGAAGGGCTTTAGAGAGAAAGGTATCAATTGGTTAACCaagttttttaatgagattttaaggtcaaagaagatgccaaATGAGTAGAGAAAGAGCACATTGGTACCTATTCACAAGACTAAAGGGGATATATAGAGTTGTAAAAATTATAGTGGGATCAATCTCATGAGCCATACCATGAAGTTTgagaaagggtgatagaacggaggttgagacaagagacacaagtaataGAGAACCAATTTGATTTTATGCTAGGCAGATCCACCACTGAAGCTATATACCTGTTAAGAAGGATAATTGaaaggtatcgtagtaataaaagagatctacatatggtgtttattgatttgaaaaaagcGTACGATAAGATACCAAGAGaagtcttatggaaggttttgaAAAGGAAGAGGGTAAGGATTGCATATATTcatgcaattaaagacatgtgtGATGGCATTACAACTAGTGTAAAGATTCAAGGTAGTGTGACAAAggaattttctattggtataggattacaccaagaatcatccttaagtccataccttttcacattagtcatAGAAGTACTCACAAAGCATATCCAAGggcctgtgccatggtgcatgctttttgccggtGATATCGTCCTTAcaggagagtcaagggaagacataaataagaatttagatTTATGGAGATAAGCTCTAGAAGTGTGTGGTTTGCGCATAAGTCGTAGCAAGACAGAATATATAAAATGTAAGTTTGGCCGCCGAAGGAAAATCCTAATATAGATGTGAAGATTGGTgaaaacatcctacgaaaagttaaaagttttaagttctTGGGTgtatcatacaggataatggagagattaaATAGTAGAGGTGTAAGTTACCGAACTGGACCGAAAAATACCGCATAACCGAACCAAAAATTACAACAACCGaatgaaaaatcgaaaaactTGGTTTTTTTTCGAATTAAACCAATTGGTTCAGTTCGGTTTTCAGTTGGTTTGGTAAAACCTGAACCGAGACAGATGTTCTCTAGTGGTTGTTTTTACTGGTTTACCCTTAGTTTATCCTGGGTATAAAAGCTTAAANNNNNNNNNNNNNNNNNNNNNNNNNNNNNNNNNNNNNNNNNNNNNNNNNNNNNNNNNNNNNNNNNNNNNNNNNNNNNNNNNNNNNNNNNNNNNNNNNNNNNNNNNNNNNNNNNNNNNNNNNNNNNNNNNNNNNNNNNNNNNNNNNNNNNNNNNNNNNNNNNNNNNNNNNNNNNNNNNNNNNNNNNNNNNNNNNNNNNNNNNNNNNNNNNNNNNNNNNNNNNNNNNNNNNNNNNNNNNNNNNNNNNNNNNNNNNNNNNNNNNNNNNNNNNNNNNNNNNNNNNNNNNNNNNNNNNNNNNNNNNNNNNNNNNNNNNNNNNNNNNNNNNNNNNNNNNNNNNNNNNNNNNNNNNNNNNNNNNNNNNNNNNNNNNNNNNNNNNNNNNNNNNNNNNNNNNNNNNNNNNNNNNNNNNNNNNNNNNNNNNNNNNNNNNNNNNNNNNNNNNNNNNNNNNNNNNNNNNNNNNNNNNNNNNNNNNNNNNNNNNNNNNNNNNNNNNNNNNNNNNNNNNNNNNNNNNNNNNNNNNNNNNNNNNNNNNNNNNNNNNNNNNNNNNNNNNNNNNNNNNNNNNNNNNNNNNNNNNNNNNNNNNNNNNNNNNNNNNNNNNNNNNNNNNNNNNNNNNNNNNNNNNNNNNNNNNNNNNNNNNNNNNNNNNNNNNNNNNNNNNNNNNNNNNNNNNNNNNNNNNNNNNNNNNNNNNNNNNNNNNNNNNNNNNNNNNNNNNNNNNNNNNNNNNNNNTTTATgatatattattagtattatgatttagataatttttataataaaataaaaactaataaacacattatttgatatataataattttttttgaataataaaagatttaatttttaccttttaaaataaaattaataaaaactacACAAGATCAGATATATTTTTAAGGAGATGTACTCCCATTGCATCAGGTACTCCCATTATACTTCTGTTGCATCACTAATCAACGGATATTCTATTCCAATTGGGGGAGAGACAATACGGTCATCGCTTCTCAATAAGGTAAGAAACTCATATAGTTACCcattacaagaaaaaaatttatacacatGATATAAATCATATTAATCACAATATGTTGAAAAATATTACTATGGCCTTTATTTGTTTagaaacttttctattttctctattatcaatttttcttttattataatctATTTGCAtcttttactaattattttagtttaaaaaacaAGTGAATCCCATAAAAATTTATACACTAATagaatattcttaaaaaaattaaaatgacaaaaatattttaaaaaattaaaaaatataataaaattaatcaaatattaGATATANNNNNNNNNNNNNNNNNNNNNNNNNNNNNNNNNNNNNNNNNNNNNNNNNNNNNNNNNNNNNNNNNNNNNNNNNNNNNNNNNNNNNNNNNNNNNNNNNNNNNNNNNNNNNNNNNNNNNNNNNNNNNNNNNNNNNNNNNNNNNNNNNNNNNNNNNNNNNNNNNNNNNNNNNNNNNNNNNNNNNNNNNNNNNNNNNNNNNNNNNNNNNNNNNNNNNNNNNNNNNNNNNNNNNNNNNNNNNNNNNNNNNNNNNNNNNNNNNNNNNTTAtcatttatagaaaaaatatttttatataatttttttcatattcttaaatcttctaaattATTGCTGATAATAATTGTCTTTCATTTCTTGATTTCCTTCCCCATATGTGTTCTTAATgtattaaaatatgaataatcggttgtagtaattaaaaattctaaCCATTTAATATATtgcatttaaaaatattaaattgattttcaaactGGGATTTGAGTAATATCCATAATAATGAAATCCTAATTAAACATTATGGATTTATAGGTATTAtgtaaccaaaataaaattgaaaattctcTTATTATGTTCAATGGTGGAAGGCTAAGGCTTGGATTCAACTGAGTACTTTACTTCAGTTCAGCTCAGTTCAGATAAAACCTATAAGGATTCATGAATCCCATTCCCAAATAATTGTTTTGCATTCTGTTCTGTCAGCTGCAAGTTtaacatcaatttcaatttgGTTTCTTTCAAGGTCTATTTCGTAATTTTCTATCACAAAATATTCTTCTCTCACCGCATACCAACACTATAAATATTCATCTTCACTGTCACCGCCACAATAACAACCACAACCACGCCACCACTACTTTGacctttaattttcattaatgGCGAACTCTATCGATGGCAACGTCCTTGCGGCGAAGTCACTTGCCAAGTTCGGTGTTCAGCACATGTTCGGGGTCGTCGGAATCCCAGTCACTTCCCTCGCCACGCGCTCAGTCTCCCTCGGAATCCGCTTCATCGCCTTCCACAACGAGCAATCCGCTGGCTACGCCGCCTCTGCTTACGGCTACCTCACAGGTCGTCCCGGAGTACTCCTCACCGTCTCTGGCCCCGGTTGCATACACGGACTCGCTGGTCTCTCCAACTCCGCGGCCAACACCTGGCCGATGGTCATGATCTCCGGCTCCTGCGACCAGTCTGACGCTGGCCGTGGCGACTTCCAAGAACTCGATCAGATCCAAGCAGTTAAGCCGTTCTCTAAGTTCTCCATCAAAGCCACCAAAATTACGGAAATACCCAATTGCGTGGCCCAAGTTCTCAATTGGGCCTTGTTGGGGCGACCGGGTGGCTGTTACCTTGATCTTCCCACGGATGTTTTACACCAGAAGGTATCTCTCTCTGAAGCTGAGAATTTGATTACTGAAGCTGCTGAGAAAGTTTTTAACAGTGGTAACCAACTTAATCAAATTCGAATTCCAAATAATGGTTTAGTCTCAGAGGCAGCCTCGCTGCTGAAAAATGCAGCAAAACCGCTCATTGTCATAGGAAAAGGAGCAGCTTATGCACGAGCAGAGGCTGCTCTTAAGAAGTTGGTGGAAACCACTGGCATTCCATTTCTACCCACCCCAATGGGGAAGGGGGTGTTGCCGGATACTCACGATCTAGCTGCCACCGCGGCTAGGTCGCTTGCAATTGGGAGTTGCGATGTTGCCCTCGTTGTTGGGGCGAGGTTGAATTGGTTGTTGCATTTTGGGGAGCCACCAAAATGGTCCAAGGATGCTAAGTTTATTCTGGTGGATATTAGTGAGGAAGAGATTGAGCTGAGGAAACCTCGTTTAGGTTTGGTTGGTGATGCGAAAACGGTTGTGGAGACTCTGAATAAGGAGATTAAGGATGATCCTTTCTGTTTGGCGAGGAACCACCCTTGGGTGGAAGCTATATGGAAGAAGTCTAAGGATAATGTGGCGAAGATGGAGGCTCAGCTTGCTAAGGATATTGTGCCATTCAATTTCTTGACACCAATGAGGATCATAAGAGATGCAATTCTTGGAGTCGGAAGCCCGGCTCCGGTGGTGGTGTCCGAGGGTGCAAACACGATGGATGTAGGTAGGGCTGTGTTGATTCAGACAGAGCCCAGGACTAGGTTGGATGCAGGGACTTGGGGGACCATGGGGGTTGGCCTCGGTTATTGCATTGCGGCTGCAGTGGCTTGTCCCGATCGACTTGTTGTTGCAGTTGAAGGGGATTCTGGATTTGGATTCAGTGCCATTGAAGTTGAGGtatatactcatcataaaataGAATGGTTCTTATTTTaatctatatattattattaagtaaCAACCAGTAGTGTATGAAATTGAGAATATGATGACATGTTTATAGAAATCAACTTAAGGTCTAACCACAAATCGTAAAAAGCTAGCAAAAATTTTTACTGCCGTTATTTTGAATTTGGGTCTTCTATGTACTCTTTTATGTTCCTGTTCATAGCTAGTAGTTTTgtgatagatagatagataggaTTACATAAGTTGGTGTAATTACATAAGCTGGTGTAATTACTATGCGGCAACCCAAAATCTCCAAGTCCTACTAGATTTTTTTTACTAGTTACCAGTGAGTACTGAGTAGCAGTAAAGGTAAATTATAAACGAATTGTGTTATTCTGAATTTGTTGGAATTGTTTGCAAGAGTCTTTTCTTctcgaaaataaattataaacgaGTCGTTGGCTATTGATGCTGTTGGACATGATTTAATCCAAGAATATACAGAAGAAATTCTGGACTACTGTcttataattcttttcttttgtggATATATACGAGGAAATAAATATGTATTGCTTGTTCTATTCTGAAcataggaaaagaaaaatttatcaTGCCTTTAATAtacttgtttttgtttttgtttgtcaAATTGAATCTTTTGTTTGAAGAACTATATAGAAATCAGTTTGtgtaaataattttagttatttttctatCAATGGTTCTTGTTACTATATGCTATATGCAAgttctttcattattttgataTGATCATATATAGCTGCATGTATTTGCTTTTATATGCAATAAATTACTCTTGCAATTGTGtggtgattaattttttttaaggaatTATATACAAATCAGTTTTCgtaaataattttagttattactttattaatgaTTCTTATTATCATATATCATATGCAAGTTTTTTCATTATGTTGATATGATCACTTTTGATTGcatatatttgtttttatatGCAATAAATTGCTCTTGCAATTGTGTGATGattaatccttttttttttttgaagacaTTGGTTCGATATCAGTTACCTGTGGTAGTGATTGTTTTTAACAATGGAGGTGTATATGGTGGTGACCGGAGAACTCCCGAAGAGATAAATGGAGCTCACAAAGATGATCCTGCTCCGACTTCTTTTGTTCCTAAAGCAGGCTACCATGCTTTGATTGAAGCTTTTGGTGGAAAGGGCTATCTTGTTGAGACACCTGATGAACTCAAGTATGCTCTTTCAGAATCTTTCTCGGCTCGAAAACCGACTGTTATCAATGTTATTGTTGATCCCTACGCTGGTTCAGAGAGTGGGAGGCTGCAACACAAGAACTGATTTACAGATTATCTGTATTATACCTAAATTacgttttctatgatttttgtttttaaattttaaattttaataacacaAATTATATAATCTTATAGTTTTTTTATGGTGTACCATGATATGATAAAGACATAAACTATAAATGTAAAATGTTTTATGATCATAATAAATATTGAATGGTGAAACTGAATCTCTATTCCAAcaagtttatatatatttattattatttctgttttattttatttattatttttttatgttcttaaaGATGAGTTAttttgagaataaaaaaatatttttagtataatttatatctaaataaataaaaaaataataataacaaaataaaaaaaattataaaaatatctttcctgtcatagaattattaaatatttattagttaagcatattatattatatctttTGAGCATAGTTTATATAAAGAGTACCTTTTGAGTATTTTTTCATATGCAGTAGTAGTAGCTAATAGCtagagtttttattttattttattgtcaaagaaaaaaaaacttgatATG
The Arachis duranensis cultivar V14167 chromosome 5, aradu.V14167.gnm2.J7QH, whole genome shotgun sequence genome window above contains:
- the LOC107489982 gene encoding 2-hydroxyacyl-CoA lyase, translating into MANSIDGNVLAAKSLAKFGVQHMFGVVGIPVTSLATRSVSLGIRFIAFHNEQSAGYAASAYGYLTGRPGVLLTVSGPGCIHGLAGLSNSAANTWPMVMISGSCDQSDAGRGDFQELDQIQAVKPFSKFSIKATKITEIPNCVAQVLNWALLGRPGGCYLDLPTDVLHQKVSLSEAENLITEAAEKVFNSGNQLNQIRIPNNGLVSEAASLLKNAAKPLIVIGKGAAYARAEAALKKLVETTGIPFLPTPMGKGVLPDTHDLAATAARSLAIGSCDVALVVGARLNWLLHFGEPPKWSKDAKFILVDISEEEIELRKPRLGLVGDAKTVVETLNKEIKDDPFCLARNHPWVEAIWKKSKDNVAKMEAQLAKDIVPFNFLTPMRIIRDAILGVGSPAPVVVSEGANTMDVGRAVLIQTEPRTRLDAGTWGTMGVGLGYCIAAAVACPDRLVVAVEGDSGFGFSAIEVETLVRYQLPVVVIVFNNGGVYGGDRRTPEEINGAHKDDPAPTSFVPKAGYHALIEAFGGKGYLVETPDELKYALSESFSARKPTVINVIVDPYAGSESGRLQHKN